ACAGAAATTATTATGTAAGAGTATGCTTGCCAAGCACAGAGTCGGTCAAATTCTGAGGGAATTGCTGGATAGTCAGGATGAGAGTGATAAATACCTATTATATCGATAGAGCTTACCCGTGCTGCTTTTTGTGCTTTTAACATTACTTGGGGCGCGATCGCATACCTGCGCTGCTTCTCGTGTATGATTTCATCACCAGGAAAATCTGCCGCAGCTGCTGCACTCCAAGCATTTTCCGTGGGCATAATTTCAATTACAGTTTTGCCATCATCACCTAAATCACCAAAGATAATACCGCAGCACTCCTCCGGATAAGTTGCTTCGGCGTGACTACAGATAATTTGCAAATGTTGGGGAGTGAGTTTAATCATAGAACGACTGTTAGTGGTTAGGAGATAGTAGTTAATAGTTGGTTTTTAACCACTGTACGGGCGAAGCATTCGTAAGAAAACATTTCGTTTTTAATTCAAGATACCCATACAAATGCTTCGCCCCTACTAACCACTAACTACTAACTATCTATGGCTCAGCTTATCAATGAACAATTCCAATAATTCTTTTGCTTCCACTGTCTTGCTGACTAGGCGATCGTAATCAGTAGAATCAAGCATATCCAATTCATAACACAGCAAGAGATAATACTCTACCTCAATCGCTGCATCCATTGCCATTTCCAGAAAATTAACTTGATCTTCTCTGTCTTCGCGATTGCATCCCTGGGCTATTTTCACGGGGATTGCAGAACAGGCTAAACGTATTTGTTGTGTTAACCCCAGTAATTCCTCTTCTGGGAAAGACTGTGTAGCTTCATAGACTGCAACTGTTAACTCATGGGCTTTTTCCCATTCTCTGAGTTCTCGGAAGTCTGTCATTTTGATTGTATACCCCTGAAAAATAGTAGGGTGGGTACTACCCACCTTACTACTATGCCACTCGATGAGTGTTTAGTGTTTATTATTTCTAATTTGAGAAAATTCCAAAGCCCACATCCCCGACTTCATTGGAGAAGTCGGGAATCTTAGCTCTCACAA
Above is a genomic segment from Fischerella sp. JS2 containing:
- a CDS encoding M67 family metallopeptidase; this encodes MIKLTPQHLQIICSHAEATYPEECCGIIFGDLGDDGKTVIEIMPTENAWSAAAAADFPGDEIIHEKQRRYAIAPQVMLKAQKAARVSSIDIIGIYHSHPDYPAIPSEFDRLCAWQAYSYIIISVQNGKAGEINSWCLDDHHQFQPETIEKLL
- a CDS encoding four helix bundle protein; the protein is MTDFRELREWEKAHELTVAVYEATQSFPEEELLGLTQQIRLACSAIPVKIAQGCNREDREDQVNFLEMAMDAAIEVEYYLLLCYELDMLDSTDYDRLVSKTVEAKELLELFIDKLSHR